Below is a window of Gossypium hirsutum isolate 1008001.06 chromosome A12, Gossypium_hirsutum_v2.1, whole genome shotgun sequence DNA.
TGCAGATTGAGAAGCAGACGATGACAAGGACTCATCACTTGCATATGATCCATCAGAACGGCGAAGGGTCCATACACCACGGTCTGGCCTGTCTTTGTTTCTCCTACGCCTCTCTGGCTTCTCACTACCATGCAAGTCACTCCTGACCTTATTGTCTGAACTGTTAGTATCCTTCAGCATTAATTGTGCATGTGAATGCCGAGAAGGTCGTCTGTCCTTTTCCAAATTTGGGGTCTGAAGCTGCTGCTCTGACTGGACCCGAGAAGACTGACGAGCATCCTTGTTTAAAAGTACAGCTCTGATAATTCTGCCTTCATGCCCAACATTTTGTTTGATAGGAGTTGAGCCAAGTATTTTTGTAATTGGCGATGCAATATCCTGTTGACGTAACATGCTTCCAGCCACCTGTGCAAAGAATTATAATCATAAGGAATGCAAAATCACAAAACATGGTGATTGAAAACTATAATTCCTTCCAGTATCCATGTGAAAACAACAATCTTATTAGCAACAATATCACATATAGAATGAGAGTAGCATTGTTCCTTTCTCCCCCAATTTAACCTACCCCCCCCCCaacaccaaaaaataataataaaataaaatccttacCCACTCCCCAAGTATGCATAAATGCACTCTAGAACATGACAAAAAAGGAACAAGAGGCTCACATGAGAAAATTCTCTCTCTTTCCCTTTAAGAAGCAGAACTTTCTTTTTACCAGCATCAGTAACTCCAGAAACTCCTGGAAGAACAAGAATGAGAAATTTAAACTGGAAACATGAAACATCGGAATGCAACCACAAAATGAAAATTTCTGACTGATTACAATGCCAAATAAAACATACATAAAGCAAAGAATAATAGCTCATTAAACAAAGGAAAATTAGAATAATATATAGTAGGCATTTATCCATTATCACCCATACCACTTTCCTCTTCAGATATTTGAGTTCCCACAGGTGAAGGTAAGGTAGCATGCTTATCAGAAAGTTGCTTATCATCCCTTTTGGAAACCAAAATGTAAGCGGACTTGTCTTTGCCACTTGCATTTTTCAAGCTATCCCTTAGAACATACTGCCACCAAAAGGACAAGGAATTAATGATAAAGAAACTTCCAATATCCGACCAGGAAATCCATCAAGGTCAACTAGATTTATTATTAAAAGGGGGAAAAAATCAAAAGCAAATGTATCGGTAAATACCCAAATCTACACATCTTTACAACATGAAATTACAACTCCATTACTATGCAAGAGAGAAAGATATCAActcaaaaaatattatatagtTTTTCACTAAATTAACCAAATATACACATACCACAGTAGTACTACCCCTTCGCTTTTCACAACCTCTTCTGGATGATGCTGAACTTGGACTTCCACCAGATAACCCACCAGCTCTTTTGCTCACTTTCCCATTAGATAGTGACCTCTGTGATAAAAACACTATTAGAACCAGTAAGTTGCATATGATGAATTGCTGGCGCAAATAGCTCACAAAAAAGCACTGAAAGAAAATCAGAAAcaaattaaaagcataaataaaaGGTCCAAACTTCGACAAGTCTGAGATTCAGGCTCtgtaattaaaaaagttaaaaatgaaatcctcatactttttagatttaaaaattcaagtctatttggggaaactgttagcattttctatcaaattttgcTTGCTATCAAATATGCTTCTGAAGTTTGTAGGGTTGTAGGAGTGTATTGAGGGTAAATTTTGAAGGAAGTCAACAATTGGACCACAATTTGACATCTAAAAAAagatttattcttaaaattttgaagtatagggactaaatctcaAACTCCATTCAAGTAAAGGGACTAGCGGCATATTTTGACCtgaataacataaaataaaaccaGGAAAGGAGAAGTTGGGGGAAAAAAAAAGACAGCTTACTTCAGTCCATTTATCAATATGTCAAAAGGTTGGAGGAGAAAAGTATTGAATCCTTGGATAACATTTTATCATTCTTCAGTAATGATGTCAATGATTGATTTTAAGATATTATTTCCCTATCAAATCACATTATAGTGAACGAAAGAAAAGCCTATTTGACTGTAAGGGCAAAGCTTGGTAAGAAAAACACCAAATTATAGCAAACACAACACAGCTCCTAACTTTTGTCAACTATAATAGGGTTGCAAATATTACCCGAGATGCACCCTTAGCAGCTCTTTTCTGTCTAACAAAATCCATTAAAGGTGTAACTATCGGACTATCCTTTGATACACCTGATAAAAGCCATTGTGGCATAACAGAAAAATAGCAATACATAAAGATAATTTTTAGTCAGTCAATATAACTACAAaaattttcttcttgtttttccaAAAGGATCAAAATAACAACTTCAGAGATATGGATAAGATTCATCTAACTAACCAGCTCTTTCTGCTTCCCTTCTCTCTAATTGTATCTCGGCACTAGGAAGAT
It encodes the following:
- the LOC107928322 gene encoding regulator of nonsense transcripts UPF3 isoform X2, producing the protein MVRVFEGMKGTLDRTKVILRHLPPSITESVLLEQVDSAFSGRYNWLSFRPGKSSQKNLSYSRAYVDFKRPEDVLEFAEFFNGHVFVSEKGAQFKAVVEYAPSQRVPKQFSKKDGREGTISKVFLDKHLDPEYLEFLEFLEKPVENLPSAEIQLERREAERAGVSKDSPIVTPLMDFVRQKRAAKGASRRSLSNGKVSKRAGGLSGGSPSSASSRRGCEKRRGSTTVYVLRDSLKNASGKDKSAYILVSKRDDKQLSDKHATLPSPVGTQISEEESGVSGVTDAGKKKVLLLKGKEREFSHVAGSMLRQQDIASPITKILGSTPIKQNVGHEGRIIRAVLLNKDARQSSRVQSEQQLQTPNLEKDRRPSRHSHAQLMLKDTNSSDNKVRSDLHGSEKPERRRRNKDRPDRGVWTLRRSDGSYASDESLSSSASQSAHIPLDSSEGAYGDTKVDLSNVWSMQSKTVRSARNSSFDGSSKHGSRCGAVADGSSVVSDGKPGKRGNASAYGSHEKQVWVQKSSSGS
- the LOC107928322 gene encoding regulator of nonsense transcripts UPF3 isoform X5, producing MKGTLDRTKVILRHLPPSITESVLLEQVDSAFSGRYNWLSFRPGKSSQKNLSYSRAYVDFKRPEDVLEFAEFFNGHVFVSEKGAQFKAVVEYAPSQRVPKQFSKKDGREGTISKDPEYLEFLEFLEKPVENLPSAEIQLERREAERAGVSKDSPIVTPLMDFVRQKRAAKGASRRSLSNGKVSKRAGGLSGGSPSSASSRRGCEKRRGSTTVYVLRDSLKNASGKDKSAYILVSKRDDKQLSDKHATLPSPVGTQISEEESGVSGVTDAGKKKVLLLKGKEREFSHVAGSMLRQQDIASPITKILGSTPIKQNVGHEGRIIRAVLLNKDARQSSRVQSEQQLQTPNLEKDRRPSRHSHAQLMLKDTNSSDNKVRSDLHGSEKPERRRRNKDRPDRGVWTLRRSDGSYASDESLSSSASQSAHIPLDSSEGAYGDTKVDLSNVWSMQSKTVRSARNSSFDGGSSKHGSRCGAVADGSSVVSDGKPGKRGNASAYGSHEKQVWVQKSSSGS
- the LOC107928322 gene encoding regulator of nonsense transcripts UPF3 isoform X4; the encoded protein is MVRVFEGMKGTLDRTKVILRHLPPSITESVLLEQVDSAFSGRYNWLSFRPGKSSQKNLSYSRAYVDFKRPEDVLEFAEFFNGHVFVSEKGAQFKAVVEYAPSQRVPKQFSKKDGREGTISKDPEYLEFLEFLEKPVENLPSAEIQLERREAERAGVSKDSPIVTPLMDFVRQKRAAKGASRRSLSNGKVSKRAGGLSGGSPSSASSRRGCEKRRGSTTVYVLRDSLKNASGKDKSAYILVSKRDDKQLSDKHATLPSPVGTQISEEESGVSGVTDAGKKKVLLLKGKEREFSHVAGSMLRQQDIASPITKILGSTPIKQNVGHEGRIIRAVLLNKDARQSSRVQSEQQLQTPNLEKDRRPSRHSHAQLMLKDTNSSDNKVRSDLHGSEKPERRRRNKDRPDRGVWTLRRSDGSYASDESLSSSASQSAHIPLDSSEGAYGDTKVDLSNVWSMQSKTVRSARNSSFDGSSKHGSRCGAVADGSSVVSDGKPGKRGNASAYGSHEKQVWVQKSSSGS
- the LOC107928322 gene encoding regulator of nonsense transcripts UPF3 isoform X3 translates to MVRVFEGMKGTLDRTKVILRHLPPSITESVLLEQVDSAFSGRYNWLSFRPGKSSQKNLSYSRAYVDFKRPEDVLEFAEFFNGHVFVSEKGAQFKAVVEYAPSQRVPKQFSKKDGREGTISKDPEYLEFLEFLEKPVENLPSAEIQLERREAERAGVSKDSPIVTPLMDFVRQKRAAKGASRRSLSNGKVSKRAGGLSGGSPSSASSRRGCEKRRGSTTVYVLRDSLKNASGKDKSAYILVSKRDDKQLSDKHATLPSPVGTQISEEESGVSGVTDAGKKKVLLLKGKEREFSHVAGSMLRQQDIASPITKILGSTPIKQNVGHEGRIIRAVLLNKDARQSSRVQSEQQLQTPNLEKDRRPSRHSHAQLMLKDTNSSDNKVRSDLHGSEKPERRRRNKDRPDRGVWTLRRSDGSYASDESLSSSASQSAHIPLDSSEGAYGDTKVDLSNVWSMQSKTVRSARNSSFDGGSSKHGSRCGAVADGSSVVSDGKPGKRGNASAYGSHEKQVWVQKSSSGS
- the LOC107928322 gene encoding regulator of nonsense transcripts UPF3 isoform X6, which produces MVRVFEGMKGTLDRTKVILRHLPPSITESVLLEQVDSAFSGRYNWLSFRPGKSSQKNLSYSRAYVDFKRPEDVLEFAEFFNGHVFVSEKGAQFKAVVEYAPSQRVPKQFSKKDGREGTISKVFLDKHLDPEYLEFLEFLEKPVENLPSAEIQLERREAERAGVSKDSPIVTPLMDFVRQKRAAKGASRRSLSNGKVSKRAGGLSGGSPSSASSRRGCEKRRGSTTVYVLRDSLKNASGKDKSAYILVSKRDDKQLSDKHATLPSPVGTQISEEESGVSGVTDAGKKKVLLLKGKEREFSHVAGSMLRQQDIASPITKILGSTPIKQNVGHEGRIIRAVLLNKDARQSSRVQSEQQLQTPNLEKDRRPSRHSHAQLMLKDTNSSDNKVRSDLHGSEKPERRRRNKDRPDRGVWTLRRSDGSYASDESLSSSASQSAHIPLDSSEGSSKHGSRCGAVADGSSVVSDGKPGKRGNASAYGSHEKQVWVQKSSSGS
- the LOC107928322 gene encoding regulator of nonsense transcripts UPF3 isoform X1 yields the protein MVRVFEGMKGTLDRTKVILRHLPPSITESVLLEQVDSAFSGRYNWLSFRPGKSSQKNLSYSRAYVDFKRPEDVLEFAEFFNGHVFVSEKGAQFKAVVEYAPSQRVPKQFSKKDGREGTISKVFLDKHLDPEYLEFLEFLEKPVENLPSAEIQLERREAERAGVSKDSPIVTPLMDFVRQKRAAKGASRRSLSNGKVSKRAGGLSGGSPSSASSRRGCEKRRGSTTVYVLRDSLKNASGKDKSAYILVSKRDDKQLSDKHATLPSPVGTQISEEESGVSGVTDAGKKKVLLLKGKEREFSHVAGSMLRQQDIASPITKILGSTPIKQNVGHEGRIIRAVLLNKDARQSSRVQSEQQLQTPNLEKDRRPSRHSHAQLMLKDTNSSDNKVRSDLHGSEKPERRRRNKDRPDRGVWTLRRSDGSYASDESLSSSASQSAHIPLDSSEGAYGDTKVDLSNVWSMQSKTVRSARNSSFDGGSSKHGSRCGAVADGSSVVSDGKPGKRGNASAYGSHEKQVWVQKSSSGS
- the LOC107928322 gene encoding regulator of nonsense transcripts UPF3 isoform X7, with the translated sequence MVRVFEGMKGTLDRTKVILRHLPPSITESVLLEQVDSAFSGRYNWLSFRPGKSSQKNLSYSRAYVDFKRPEDVLEFAEFFNGHVFVSEKGAQFKAVVEYAPSQRVPKQFSKKDGREGTISKDPEYLEFLEFLEKPVENLPSAEIQLERREAERAGVSKDSPIVTPLMDFVRQKRAAKGASRRSLSNGKVSKRAGGLSGGSPSSASSRRGCEKRRGSTTVYVLRDSLKNASGKDKSAYILVSKRDDKQLSDKHATLPSPVGTQISEEESGVSGVTDAGKKKVLLLKGKEREFSHVAGSMLRQQDIASPITKILGSTPIKQNVGHEGRIIRAVLLNKDARQSSRVQSEQQLQTPNLEKDRRPSRHSHAQLMLKDTNSSDNKVRSDLHGSEKPERRRRNKDRPDRGVWTLRRSDGSYASDESLSSSASQSAHIPLDSSEGSSKHGSRCGAVADGSSVVSDGKPGKRGNASAYGSHEKQVWVQKSSSGS